One window of the Roseofilum reptotaenium CS-1145 genome contains the following:
- a CDS encoding alpha/beta fold hydrolase produces MEYPIWNWRGFPIRYQKMGQIGPTVLLIHGFGGSVDHWRKNLPVMGQCCRCYALDLIGFGGSAKPTPGVEVEYRFETWSEQIIQFCQEVIGEPTVLVGNSIGCIAVMQAAVDASDWVESVVLINCSLRLLHDRRRENLPFYKRYGAPIVQRFLGIRAIGHWFFAQIAKPKVVRQILQEAYGRSEAVTDELVDLLMAPALDPGAADVFIAFTRYSQGPLPEELLESLPCPALMLWGTEDPWEPIDEGRKLGEFPAIKHFIPLEGVGHCPQDEAPELVNPLILDWVLENSDPLN; encoded by the coding sequence ATGGAATATCCGATCTGGAACTGGCGCGGATTTCCCATCCGTTATCAGAAAATGGGTCAAATAGGGCCAACGGTGTTACTGATCCATGGATTTGGGGGATCGGTGGATCATTGGCGTAAAAATCTCCCGGTTATGGGTCAATGTTGTCGCTGTTATGCCTTAGATTTAATTGGCTTTGGGGGTTCGGCCAAACCGACTCCAGGGGTGGAGGTTGAGTATAGATTTGAAACCTGGAGCGAGCAAATTATCCAGTTTTGTCAAGAGGTGATTGGTGAGCCGACGGTATTGGTGGGGAATTCGATTGGCTGTATTGCTGTGATGCAAGCGGCTGTTGATGCTTCAGATTGGGTAGAGTCTGTCGTTTTGATCAATTGTTCTTTAAGGTTACTCCACGATCGCCGCCGAGAGAATTTACCCTTTTATAAACGGTATGGTGCGCCTATCGTACAACGGTTTTTGGGGATTCGGGCGATCGGTCATTGGTTTTTTGCCCAAATTGCTAAACCCAAGGTTGTACGACAGATTTTACAAGAAGCTTATGGGCGATCGGAAGCCGTCACCGATGAATTAGTCGATTTACTGATGGCTCCAGCACTCGATCCGGGGGCAGCAGATGTCTTTATCGCTTTTACTCGCTATTCCCAAGGCCCCCTACCGGAAGAGTTGTTAGAAAGTCTCCCTTGTCCAGCGCTCATGCTCTGGGGAACTGAAGACCCCTGGGAACCCATTGATGAGGGACGCAAGTTAGGCGAATTTCCAGCCATTAAACACTTTATTCCCCTAGAAGGAGTCGGTCATTGTCCCCAAGATGAAGCCCCAGAATTGGTCAATCCCCTCATCCTCGATTGGGTATTAGAGAACAGTGACCCGTTAAACTAA
- a CDS encoding DUF2358 domain-containing protein — translation MELIEILKADYERFPVNQTYSIYAPDVYFKDPMTEFWGGDRYQQMISWMERWFLNIKMDLHHIQQEGNTIHTRWTLHWNTPLPWKPRISIPGSSELQINENGLINSHIDRWDISRLDVLKQHIVLRAANQE, via the coding sequence ATGGAACTGATCGAAATTCTCAAAGCAGACTATGAACGGTTTCCCGTCAACCAAACCTATAGTATTTATGCGCCAGATGTGTATTTTAAAGATCCAATGACCGAATTCTGGGGAGGCGATCGCTATCAACAGATGATATCCTGGATGGAACGCTGGTTCCTGAATATCAAAATGGACTTACACCACATCCAGCAAGAAGGAAACACGATCCACACCCGATGGACATTGCACTGGAATACTCCCCTCCCCTGGAAACCCCGTATTTCTATTCCTGGATCGAGTGAACTCCAAATCAATGAGAATGGCTTAATTAATTCCCATATCGATCGTTGGGATATTTCACGCTTAGATGTCTTAAAGCAACATATCGTGCTTCGTGCTGCTAATCAGGAATAG
- a CDS encoding BsuBI/PstI family type II restriction endonuclease produces the protein MHTRQLNLFDRLTFPDHQSWLCWLHNLLLKPEKPPDGPVILDLFAGCGGLALGFEVQGFRTYGFEIKPYAVASYNMNLAGQCVETCLSVGLPEVEADVIIGGPPCQPFSQIGYQRGKRDIRDGFPIFLDAIHRIQPKIAILENVRGLLYRNKSYLRQVLAELERFGYQVDVKLLNSLEYGVPQKRQRVMIVASRVGWSWPEPFTTQPVTAGMALGSLALEFNAESRFLTASMDRYIAEYEAKSRCVRPRDLHLDQPSRTVTCRNLGGATADMLRIKLPGDLRRMLTVREGARLQGFPDWFEFQGTFYEQCEQVGNAVPPLMSLALAQQVKKVLDSEVNPRDFKISTLFETKKEQALEIIKSIGIPVREMTKRRRERLALALLAVARLSPEMLWKEAKSYFAGGSNPITTREIIKFWNTHYAEKIADSSYDDVRRKDLIYLVEAGLVEKSAANPTADTNDGTRGYAIGQDGVRLLQAYDTDDWEDALLHFRDQRGVLGDRLSKAREFQKVPVTLPNGTIIKLSPGSHNRIQKAVVEEFLPRFAHSTIELLYLGDTEKKILCIDNNKLLGLGISQLERDMLPDILAYEADRNWLFTIEAVHSSNPINALRHLKLKNLMVNCTAGVIYVSAFESMKIFSKFAKDISWETEVWIADNPDHMIHFDGERFLGPYK, from the coding sequence ATGCACACTCGTCAGCTCAATTTATTTGACCGCCTCACCTTTCCAGATCATCAATCCTGGTTATGTTGGCTCCATAATCTATTACTAAAACCAGAAAAGCCACCTGATGGCCCAGTTATATTAGATTTATTTGCCGGTTGTGGAGGATTAGCCTTGGGATTTGAAGTCCAAGGATTTCGCACCTACGGTTTTGAGATCAAGCCCTACGCTGTAGCCAGTTACAATATGAACTTAGCTGGCCAATGTGTAGAAACGTGTCTATCAGTGGGTTTACCAGAAGTAGAAGCCGACGTAATTATAGGTGGCCCTCCTTGTCAACCCTTTAGCCAGATTGGTTATCAACGCGGTAAACGTGATATTAGAGATGGTTTTCCTATATTTCTGGATGCCATCCATCGAATTCAGCCTAAAATTGCAATTCTGGAAAATGTGAGAGGTTTACTCTATCGCAATAAGAGCTATTTGAGGCAAGTTCTGGCAGAATTAGAACGATTTGGCTATCAAGTTGATGTCAAGCTTTTGAATTCTCTTGAGTATGGTGTTCCGCAAAAACGGCAGAGAGTGATGATAGTGGCCTCTCGTGTGGGTTGGTCTTGGCCAGAACCTTTTACGACACAACCGGTTACCGCAGGCATGGCTTTAGGTTCATTAGCCCTAGAATTTAATGCTGAAAGCCGATTTTTAACAGCAAGTATGGATCGCTATATTGCCGAATATGAAGCTAAAAGTCGATGTGTTCGACCTAGAGATTTACATTTAGATCAACCCTCAAGAACGGTGACTTGTCGCAATTTAGGAGGCGCAACGGCTGATATGCTACGGATCAAGTTACCCGGCGATCTCCGTCGGATGCTTACCGTTCGAGAAGGGGCAAGACTCCAAGGTTTTCCTGATTGGTTTGAATTTCAGGGGACGTTCTATGAACAGTGCGAACAAGTGGGTAATGCTGTACCTCCTTTGATGTCTCTAGCCTTAGCTCAACAAGTCAAGAAGGTTCTAGATTCTGAGGTTAATCCAAGAGATTTTAAAATTAGCACACTTTTTGAGACGAAAAAAGAACAAGCCTTAGAGATAATTAAGAGTATTGGGATTCCAGTCAGAGAAATGACTAAACGTCGCCGCGAACGGTTGGCATTGGCTCTTTTAGCTGTGGCTCGGCTAAGTCCTGAAATGCTTTGGAAGGAAGCAAAAAGTTATTTTGCAGGGGGGTCTAATCCCATAACAACCAGAGAAATCATCAAATTCTGGAATACACACTATGCCGAGAAAATAGCAGATTCATCTTATGATGATGTGCGCCGAAAAGACTTAATTTATTTGGTTGAAGCTGGATTAGTTGAAAAGAGCGCAGCTAACCCGACTGCTGATACGAATGATGGGACGCGAGGATATGCCATTGGACAAGATGGAGTACGACTGTTACAGGCTTATGATACTGATGATTGGGAAGATGCTTTGCTCCATTTCCGCGACCAAAGGGGGGTTTTGGGCGATCGCTTGAGCAAAGCACGGGAATTTCAAAAGGTTCCAGTTACTTTACCTAATGGTACAATCATCAAACTTTCTCCAGGATCACATAACCGAATTCAAAAAGCTGTGGTTGAGGAATTTTTACCTCGGTTTGCTCATAGTACAATTGAGTTACTGTATTTGGGAGATACAGAAAAAAAGATCTTATGTATTGACAATAATAAGCTTCTCGGTTTGGGTATATCTCAACTAGAGCGGGACATGCTCCCTGATATTCTAGCTTATGAAGCCGATCGAAACTGGCTGTTTACGATTGAAGCGGTTCATTCTTCTAATCCAATTAATGCACTTCGTCATCTGAAGCTCAAAAACTTAATGGTCAATTGTACGGCAGGTGTAATTTATGTGAGTGCCTTTGAAAGTATGAAAATATTTTCTAAATTTGCCAAGGATATTAGTTGGGAAACCGAGGTTTGGATTGCTGATAATCCAGATCATATGATTCATTTTGACGGAGAGCGCTTTCTTGGCCCCTATAAGTAA
- the queC gene encoding 7-cyano-7-deazaguanine synthase QueC gives MAQTEALVILSGGQDSTTCAALATQQFDRIHGLTFDYQQRHRIELESAQAVAQKLELASHEIVSVGPILASTSPLVSETPLAEYESAEALPGGIEATFIPGRNILFLTLAANRAARLGIKDIVLGVCETDFAGYWDCRQSFIDAMGVALGEGMYGDGEAYRIHTPLMNLTKAESVKLAQEALGDRFESVMELTHTCYAGVKGGCGKCHACILRDRGFQEAGVADPIWKYRGTNYGSSGTEILEDRTYGDRAIEEVAHHRLEIWPNPSPNHDYIIHLEHPEFTALCPRSGYPDFGTIVCDYFPGQSVLELKAFKLYINSFRQQRISHETVVNQVADRLMAEVKPKALRIIGDFTRRGGVKTVITAYRGEDMSFPDYQPNLL, from the coding sequence ATGGCTCAAACCGAAGCTCTGGTTATCCTTTCTGGTGGACAAGATTCAACCACCTGCGCTGCATTAGCTACACAACAATTCGATCGCATTCATGGGCTGACGTTTGATTATCAACAGCGTCATCGCATTGAGCTGGAAAGTGCCCAAGCCGTGGCTCAGAAGCTGGAATTGGCAAGTCATGAAATCGTCTCAGTGGGGCCTATTTTGGCGAGTACGAGTCCTTTGGTAAGCGAAACCCCTTTGGCGGAGTATGAGAGTGCCGAGGCGCTGCCAGGGGGCATTGAAGCCACATTTATTCCGGGACGTAATATTTTGTTCTTAACCTTGGCAGCGAATCGGGCGGCGCGTTTAGGGATTAAAGATATTGTTTTAGGAGTGTGTGAGACGGATTTTGCGGGGTATTGGGATTGTCGTCAGAGTTTTATTGATGCCATGGGAGTGGCATTGGGTGAGGGAATGTACGGTGATGGTGAGGCGTATCGGATTCATACACCCTTGATGAATTTAACGAAGGCAGAGTCAGTGAAGTTGGCTCAGGAGGCGTTGGGCGATCGCTTCGAGTCAGTCATGGAGTTAACCCATACTTGCTATGCAGGGGTGAAGGGAGGATGCGGTAAGTGTCATGCCTGTATCTTAAGAGATCGAGGTTTTCAGGAAGCCGGAGTTGCCGATCCGATTTGGAAATATCGAGGCACTAACTATGGCAGTTCTGGGACAGAGATATTAGAAGATCGAACCTATGGCGATCGCGCCATTGAAGAAGTGGCTCACCATCGACTAGAAATTTGGCCCAACCCTTCTCCAAACCACGATTATATCATTCATCTAGAACATCCAGAGTTTACTGCCCTTTGTCCGCGATCGGGTTATCCAGATTTTGGCACTATTGTCTGTGATTATTTTCCCGGTCAATCTGTTTTAGAACTCAAAGCTTTTAAGCTTTACATTAACAGTTTTCGCCAACAAAGAATCAGCCATGAAACCGTAGTTAACCAGGTCGCCGATCGCCTGATGGCAGAAGTGAAACCCAAAGCACTGCGCATTATCGGCGATTTTACGAGGCGTGGAGGCGTAAAAACCGTGATTACCGCTTATCGAGGGGAAGACATGAGTTTCCCTGATTATCAACCCAATTTGCTTTAA
- a CDS encoding glutathione S-transferase family protein yields the protein MYRVYGDRLSGNCYKVKLLMNHLDIDHEWIEIDILQGETKTNEFLSKNSNGKIPLLELPSGQYLSESNAILNYLAHGTHYLSDDPWERANILQWQFFEQYSHEPYIAVARFIAKYLGLPEERRAEYEAKQEGGYKALSVMEQQLSKTDFLVNGSLTIADISLYAYTHVADEGGFDLSEYPAVRAWLDRVSSHPHHLTMS from the coding sequence ATGTATCGGGTTTACGGAGATAGGCTCTCAGGTAACTGCTATAAGGTTAAGTTACTGATGAATCATCTAGATATAGATCATGAATGGATAGAGATCGATATCTTACAGGGAGAAACGAAAACGAATGAGTTTCTGAGCAAAAATTCCAATGGAAAAATTCCTCTTCTGGAACTCCCGTCAGGACAATATCTTTCTGAGTCTAATGCCATTCTCAATTATTTAGCCCATGGAACCCATTATTTATCGGATGACCCTTGGGAGCGAGCAAATATTTTGCAATGGCAGTTTTTTGAACAATATAGTCATGAGCCGTATATTGCCGTAGCCCGGTTTATCGCCAAGTATCTGGGACTACCAGAAGAGAGACGAGCAGAATATGAAGCGAAACAAGAAGGGGGGTATAAAGCACTCTCTGTTATGGAGCAGCAATTATCAAAAACGGATTTTCTCGTCAATGGTTCTCTAACGATCGCAGATATTTCGTTATACGCTTATACCCATGTAGCTGATGAAGGAGGATTTGATCTTTCTGAATATCCTGCTGTTCGAGCATGGCTCGATCGCGTGTCAAGTCATCCCCATCATCTTACAATGTCTTAA